TGGTGAACGACACGGCGCGGGTGGTGCCGGGGGCCACGCCGCCGGTCAGGGTGAAGGTTTGGGCCACCGGCGTGCCCCCGTTCAGCGTGTACTCCAGCCGCACCGAGTTCAGGGCCACTGCGCCGTTGTTGCGAATCGTCACCGTCACGGGGCGGGCGCCGGGGGCCACGGGCGCCGTGGGCGAGTCGATGCTTTCCACCGCCACGTCGTTGCTGGCCGGCGTGAATTCGTAAGCGCCCAGGTCGGGGGCCGTGGTGCTGCGCAGGGCGTTGGCAAAATCGCGCGGCACCCGCGCCAGCGGCGTGGCCGTGCCGTTGAGGGGGCTGGCCGAGGGTACCAGGGTCGGGCTCACAAACTCGGGGTTTACCTGCACGCTGTTCTGGTCGTACGCGCCGCCGTTGGCGGTGCGCCAGTTGGCCAGAGTGGCGTAGTCGGTGGTGCCGTAGGTGCCGGTCACGTAGCCGGGGCCGCTGCCCACGTACAAGTCGTTGTAGTTCGAGGCGATGGTCGACGCGGTGGTGACGAACGCCAGGGCCGTTTTGTCGCCCGAGCCGCCGGTGCGCGTCACGCTTATCACGTTGTTGCGCAGCTCAATGCCCGTGGCCGAAGTTGTCTGATAGAAGCCGTAGGTGGTTTGGGTGGTGCCGGTGGCCGCCTGGTTGTCCAGCGAAATCGTGTTGTGGTAGTACCGAACGTAGTCAGCGCTGGTGTTGTAACAGCCGTATTCAGTCCCCGAGCCATTGAAGTTGTAGACGAGGTTGTTCACCACGTCATTTTCCGCGCCGGCCGTCGCATCGCCCGAGAAGTAGATGCCGTAGGCCGCTCCCGTGGCCGCCGTATTGCCCGTGAACGGGTCGTGAATGCGGTTACGCTCCACGGCCGCGCTGGCGGTGCCAAGCAGGTACACGCCGTAGAAGGCCCCCACGGTGGCGCGGGTGCTGCGGTGCACGTTGTTGTTGAGCACGCGGGGCGCGCTGGAATTCTCCACGTCGAGGCCGTAGACATAAAAGTCCCGGATTTCGTTGCCCGTTACCCGAATGCCCGTGGTGCGGGCCGTGGTGCTGGTGCCGGTCAGAATCAGGCAGTAGTAGCCGCCGCTGAGCACGTTGTTCTCGATGCGCAGGTTGTTGGCGTCGCCGGCCGAGCTGGCCGAGGTCACGGTGCCGCTGGCCGCAATGGCGGCGTTGGCCGTGGTCGAGGTAGCGCCGGTGGTGCCCATCACCACGCAGTTGGCCACGCGGTTGTTGTTGGCCGCGCCCACCAGGTGCACGCCGATGCCGTAGGTAGCCCCCGCCGCCACGTCCACGGTCAGGTTTTGCAGGGTTACGTAGTCGGTGCCGTTCAGCAGCACGGCGGCCGGCTGAGCCGAGGTGCCGGTGTAGCGCAGGGTTTGCTTGCTGGCGCCGCCGTCCACCACAATGGTGTCGGTGGCGCTCACGCCCATGACCTGGCCCAGCGAAAACTGCTCATTGTACGGCCCGTTCAGCACGTTGAAGCGCACACTGGCCGAAATGCCCGACGTGTTCAGGGCCGTAGCGGCCGCCGCAAAGCTGGCGAAGTTGGTGCCGCCCGTGGGCTGGTTTTTGTCGATGGTGTAGGTGCCGGCCAACTGTGCCATGGCAGTGGTTCCGGTCAGCAGCATCAGGCCCGCCGCCAGCCCGCCGAGGCGGAAAAGCGGACGGCTGGTTCTGGGCGTCATCGTTTGTTGTCGAGTAGCTCTACTCATAAGGAAAGAGAAAAGGGTGGAAGTATCGATAAGCGGCAGAAAGGAAGCGCGTTGCGGATTTTTTAAAATCCTCCTTCATAGTTACGCACTTATTGTCAAATCCTCAATTTAACCGGATTTTAATCTCATTTTAATAACCGTATGTTTGGCAATTGCGCTGGTGAGGTTTGCAACGTTTCCGCCTTCCGTCGAAAATCAACCGGCCCGGCACTGGTTTTTTTGCCAAAAATTCAATTGCAACACAATTTTGGCTTTGGCCATTTTTTGCCAATCCGGCAATTCGCCTGCTGTGCACGTCGTCTTTAGCCAGCCCCGGGCGCGCATCAAAAAAGGCCCCGGCTATGTAGCCGGGGCCTTCTCTCTAACGTGCGTATCAGGGCCGCTGCGGGCATCCTAATTGGATGCGGGCGCGGCTTACTCCTTCTCGAAACGCTGACGTGACGTGTTCACGCCGTCGCTGATGCTGATGTAGTAGAGGCCTTTGGGCAGCGCGGCGGTTTGCAGCGTGCCCTGGCCGTTGTAGCGGGCCTGGGTCATTTCGTGGCCGCTCATGTCATACACGCGCACGGCGTAGCGGGCGGCGTCGGTGCCGGCGGGCAGCGTCAGGCTCACGGCGTCGCGGCCGGGGTTGGGGTATACCGTGGTGGGGGCCACCGCGGCCGTCTGGCGCAGCACGCCGCTGGCCACGGCGAAGCTGGAGCGGGCGCCGCCGGCATCAAACACGGCGGTCATGCGGGTGGCCTGGCCCTGCGAGAACATGAACATGCACTTGTCGTCGGTATAGTCCATGTAGTTCATGAACATGTCGCCGCCCGTGGCAGCGTTGGTGCACGAGGACTTGCCGGCGGCCGGGCAGCCGTAGTTCTCGGCGCCCTGGTTGGGAGTATCGGCTACTTGGTCGGAGCCGGTGCAGGCGCCGCTGTCGTCGCCCCAGATGTGGCGCAGGTTCATCCAGTGGCCCACTTCGTGGGTGGCGGTGCGGCCCAGGTCGTAGGTGGTGGTGTAGGTGCCGGCGGGGTATTTGGCGCGGCTGCCGAAGGCCGAGTACAGAATCACGACGCCGTCGGTGGCGGTGGCGCCGCCGGGGAACTGAGCGTAGCCCAGCAGGCCCTGGCCCAGGTTGCACGACCACAGGTTGAGGTACTTGGTGGCGTCCCAGGCATCATCGCCGCCGCGTTTCGAGTTTTTCACCGCGTCGTTGGTGCTCCACGAGCGGGTTTTGGTGAACTTGTGGATGATGCCCCCCGGAGCCAGCACAAAGCGCACCGGCGCCGCGGCCGCCAGGCCCGAGTACGGATAGGTTTTGTTGGCGTCGGCGTTGAGCTTCTGGAAGTCTTCGTTCAGCACGGCAATCTGCGATTGCACCTGGGCGTCGCTGATGTTTTCGGCCGCGGCGTTGTAGAGCACGTGCACGACTACCGGAATGGTGACGGTGCCGCTGAGCGCCGACGAGGTGCCCGTGGTGGTACCGCCGGTAGTGCCTCCGCTGTTGCGTTGCTGGGCCGCCGCGCGGGCGGCCACAAAGCGCTGCGTCTGGGCTTCAATGGCTTCCATGCGGCGTGCCAGGGCAGGGTCGGCGGCCATTTGGGCCTGCAACACGTCGTTGGCGGCGCAGGAGCGACGCAGGATAACGGGCGTCACGTCATCATTAACGGATTGGGCGGCACGGGATGCTACGTTTTGCGCCAGCAACGTGCCTGCGCTGCCTAGAAGGGCCAGCGCGGAGAGGTAAGCCTTTTTCATGTAGTTGTGGAAAATAAGTGGTGGGAAAGGAGGTAAGAAAATGGTGACTTCGAATTGCCAAGCTAGGAATATTTTTTGGCAAGCCAACTGTTTTCCGTTAACAGTTCTTGAACGAATGTGCTGATTTGGCAACCATAACCATGAAAATACTAACTAAAAATTGAATCTATTGAAAAAGTATGCTCTTGGCGGCTTGTTTGGGCAGTTGGCCACAGTTGGGAGCAAGCGCCAAATTTTACACGTCCTCTCACCCAAAAAATGACAGCCCCGGCCGCTCATTCCGGAGAACAAGTGGCCGGGGCTGCCAGGGCAAAGGCTGGGGCAAACCGGTGGCCTAGAACAAGAAATCGAAGCCCACGAAAACCAGCTTCTCCTCCCCTATCGAGTAGGTGGCGTTGATGACGGCCTGCTTCAGGATGTCGACGTAGACGCCGCCGCCAAAGCCGCTGTGCAGGGCCGAGAGGCCGGAGCGGGTGTCGTTGTCGGAATACACGCGGCCGAAGTCGGCCAGGCCCAGAATGCCCAGCTTGCCCGGAAACAGGTAGGCGTTGAAGGACAGCAGCTGCAGGCGGGCTTCAAAGTTGCCGTAGACGCTGCTGCGGCCCGAGTAGCGGGTGCGGCGGTAGCCGCGCAGGTTGGTGGTGCCACCCAGCGTGTTGGCCTGGTAGAAGCGGTAGTCGCCCAGGTTATGCGCCACGCCAATGCGGCCGGCATAGGTGATTTGGAAGGGCAGGTTGGGCGTGAGGTAAGCCCGGATTTCGGAAGTCAGGCGGCCGTATTGCAGCTGCTCGCCATTGAGCTGGAAGTTGTACTGAAACTCGTTGTACCAGCGAATGCCAATGCGCGGGTTTTTGGGCGAGGAGCTGGCATCGAGGTTGAGGTAGAGCAGGCCGCCGAGGTACTGGTTGACCTGAAAGTCGGAGGCCCGGATGCCGAAGTGACGGTTTTCGTAGGTCACGTCGCCGCCGCGGGTCAGGCTGTCTTTGATGACCGAGCCAATGGGATCTTTTTCCACGCGGAACTGCTCGTAGCGCGGGCCCACGCCCAGCTTCAGGAAGCTGAACAGGTTGCGCTCCAGGGTAGGCGCCACGTTCAGGCTGTTGAAGCGCACGCGGTAGGCCGAGTTCACGGTGCGCACGGTCACGCGGCCGCGGTTGGAATCTTCGGTGGCTAGGTTGGCGGTGTTGTTGCCGATGCCGAAGAAGTTGTACAGAAGTTGCGGGCCGTAGTACTGCGCCGCAATGTGCAGGTCGTACTTGCCAAACATGCGCGTGAACTGCCCCGTGTACTTGAAGTTGTAGGCGTCGCGGGCCGGGGCGAAGTTGGCCACCAGGCTTTGCTCAGAAGAGAAGGGCTCGCGGCGGAAGCCGTAACGGCGGTGCGTGATGCCGCCGCCCAGCAGCAGGCCGTCGTCGATGTTGTAACCGAAAAACAAGGCCGGGCCGGTGTAGTTCAGGCGGTAGTCTTTCAGGTCGAAGCGCTTGGGGTGGTCGTAGCGGCTCACATCCACGCCGGGCTCTAGGCGCAGGCGCGCTTCCTTTCCGGCGTTGATGACGTTGCCGGTATCGGCGTCGTAAATCTGCGTTTTGTGCAGGAAGCCCCCCACGTGGCTCACGTCGCGGATGGTGTCGCGGTCGGTGCCGCCTATCACGCGCACCTTCACCGACTTGCTGGCGTCTCCCTTCACCAGGTAGGTGTCGTTGCCGCTGATGCCGTAGAGGCGCAGCTCGTCGGTGATGCCGTACTCCACGGTGCGGTCGAAGAGCACCTTGGTCACCTTGCCTTCCTTCGTGATTTTGCGCACCGTCACGTGCACGTTGCCGTTGGGCAGGCGGTCCACCACAAACTGCTCGTTTTTCTGGGTGCCGCGCACTTCCACAATGTCGGCCACCACGTCGGCGTATTTGGCGGCCACGTCGGGCAGCAGGTCGCGCCGGCTTTTCAGCTTGGCCATGATTTCCTTGGCGTGCAGGTCGTAAATCTCCTTGGGCCACTTGTCGCGGAAGGCTTTTTCAATCACCTCGTCCGTGAGGTGCTCCTTCATGTACTGGGCCTGGGCTACCCACTGCTCGCGGCTCACGCTGCTCAGAAAGGTGCGGTCGTTGCTGAGGGCCGTTTGGTTCAGGCCCTTATAGTCGGCGTAGTCGTAGCCAAAGTTCTGGAAGTTGCGCACCGCAAACTTGCGGCTGATGAGGAAGGGCAGCACACCGTCGCCTTTGAAGAAGGCAATGTCGCGGTCTTCGGGCACGGCCGTGAAGGTGCGGTCGCCGTCCTTGTCTTTCACCTCGGCCCAGCGCCACTGGTCCTCGTGCCGGTCCCAGTCGCCTATCCACATATCGAACAGGCGCGAGCGGGCAAAAGCCACGGCGTCAATCTTGTTGTCGTTGTCTTCGAGCAGACGCTCCAGCATCTTGTCTGTGCCCACCAAGTTTTTGGCGTAGCCCAGGCTGGCCACGTTGCTCTGGTCGTCCTTGGCGTCTTCCTCAATGGCAGCCGGCTTGTTCGAGAACGCGCTGTAGTACTGGCCCAGCAGAGGGTCCTGCGGAATGTACACCGGCTCGGGGTTGGTGTGCAGAATGCCGGCCGCCGTGCCCAGCGGCGGCAGCACAAACGAGGCATACGGGTGCTGGGCCGAAATCTGGTCCTGCAGAATGTCTTTGGCAAAGCCCGTGCGCAGGGCCTCGGGCAGCACCGCGGCGGGGTCTTTGTCGATGCCGCGCAGCGAGAAGTTGTGGCCGGCTTCGTTGCGCACTTTCAGCGAGGCGGTTTGCTTGCCGCCACCGGTTTTGTAGGGCACCAGGCCGCCTTTGTCGTTGGCCAGGTCCAGCAGGCGGAACTTCACGGGCGTGGCCCACTCCTTGCGGTAGTGCTCGCCCAGCAGCCAGTTGTGGAAGCCGCCGTGCTTGTTGTAGCCGGGGTTAATGGCCACCACCACGCTGCTGTCGCGGAAGTCGGGGCGCTTGGTGGGCACGGGCTGGGCCTGCACGTCCTGCTCGTTCTTTTTCTTCTGCTTTTCGAGGGGCGTCATCGGCGCGGGCGCAGTGGCGGCCACGCCCTGCGTGGTTTTGGCATACAGCGGCGTGCGGAACACGAGGCGGGCCTTGTCGCCGTTGCCCTGCGGGATGTAGTACTCGGTCCACACTTGGCCGTCGTCGTAGTAGTTCACGCAGGCCCAGCCCTTTTCCTTGTCCGAAAACAGGGCATCGCCGGCGCCGCCGGGCTTCACGTGCTGGGTTTTGCAGCCCGAGCCGCTCACGATGAGGTGGGTGGCGCCCTCCTTGAAGTATTGCAGGTTGTGCTCGTGCCCGGCCGCGTAAATGATGTTGGGGTACTTGTTGAAAATATCCATCAGGCCCTTCTTGTAGGCCTGGTAGGCCGGGTAAGCCAGGTCCTGGCTCACCCCACCGTATTTGCGGGCGAAGGGGTAGATGGACCCGATGATGGGCAGCGGCAGAAACGCGTACTTGTACACGATGCTGAGCGGAAAAATGTGGTCGCCCAGCGTGAAGTAGCCGCCGTGAATGCCGTCGGAGAACAGCGGGTGGTGGCCCACCACCATGATGTTTTTGTCCTTGTTGCGGGCAATGATGTCCTCCAGTTGAGCCATAAAGTCCGTCTCGTCCTCCACGCCGCAGCCGCCGTCGGCGCCGTAGGGCCGCTCGCTCTGCTTGGTCAGAAACCACTGCGAGTTGATGGTAATGAGCACCAAATCGTCCTGCAGGCGGATTTCGTAGGGGCCGGGGCAGCCGTTGCTGGGCGTAATGAAATCGCCGCTGTAGCCGAAAGCGGCAGAATCCTGGGCCATATAGTTTTCGGCGAAGCGCTGCTCGCGCAGCACCTGCTCCAGGCCGCCGGTGAGGCCCTGCTTCCAGTCGTGGTTGCCGGGTATCATGTACTTCTCGCCCTTGTAGTCGCGCAGCACGTCAATCTGGTCGGCTAGGCGGCGCTCGGCTTCTTTGCGGTCGTAGGCGCCTTCCTCGGGCATGCCGTACTCATACACGTTGTCGCCGAGGTAGATGGTGGTGCTCTTGGCGCCGGCTTCCATGATTTTTTTGCGCAGGAAGTTCAGCGAAGGCTCGCCGCCGTTTTCCTTGGCAATGGGCTTGCCCACGTCGCCAATCAGAAAAACAGTGTAGCGAATGCGGGTGCTATCGGGCGGGGTTTTGGTTTTCCAGTCGAGGCCGCCGCGGCGGTAATTGGGGCGCGAAACGTGGGGGTTTTGCGACGATTCGCCCTGGGCCAAAGCACGCGAATGAAACGCCAAAAGGGCGCCGAGCAGCAACAGCGCGGAGCGAAAGCGAAAAAATGGGGGCATAAAGCAGAAAAAGGGCCGAGCATCAAGGCTCGCCGCGGGGTACTGTTAAGGTAAACGAAGCGCCGGCTGCCCACGTACTGGCACGAACCTGCAGCCGGCGCGCTAGGGCCCGTTACGCAAAGCGCGGCCGTGCGGTTAGGCCGGGCTATTTAACTTACGCCCGGCGCTTCGCGTTGAAAGCCGGCGAGCCCGCCGGAATGAACCGGCCGCTGCTTCGCTAGTCATGAAAGAAAGTACCCCCGAAACCGTTGCCCCCGCCCCGGCAACGGACCCCGCCCCGCCCGAAGCCGCCCTCGCCGCCGAAGCCGCCGACAAGCCCGCCAAGGCCAAGGCCTCGCCCCTGGTGAAGGAGGCTCAAACCTACGTTTCCGACCTGTTTGCCCGGGAGCTGCAAGCCAAGCTCACTTACCACTCCCTGCGCCACACCGAGGCCGTGGTGAAGGAATGCCGCGTGCTGGCCCCGGCTGCCGGCCTCTCGCCCGAAGACACCGAGGCCCTGCTGCTGGCCGCCTGGTTTCACGACACCGGCTACCTCGACGTGTATGAGGGCCACGAGTTCCGCAGCATGGAGCGGGCCGGCGCCTGGCTGGCCGAGCACGGCGTGCCCGCCGGGCGGGTGCAGCTGATAAAGGACCTCATCAAAGTGACACACCGCGACTACGCGCCCGAAACCGAGCTGCAGCAGCTACTGGTGGACGCCGACATGAGCAACCTGGCGCGCGACGACTTCCGCAGCAGCGCCGAGCTGCTGCGCACCGAATGGGAGCTGGTGCTGGGCCAAACCTACTCCAACCCCGAGTGGGCCGAGCTGCAGCTCAACTTCATGCTGGAGCACAAGTACCACTCCGATGCGGGCAAGGAACGCTACAAAAAGGCCTTCAAAGACAACCTCGACGAGCAACGCGACGCCTTAAAAAAGACCGAGAAAAAGAAGAAAAAGAAGGCCAAGGAGAAGAACGAAACCTTCGCCGAGCCCAAGCGCGGCATCGAGACGATGTTTCGCACCATGTACTCGAACCACATGAAGCTGAGCGACATGGCCGATAAAAAAGCCAGCATGATGATTCAGCTCAATGCGGTGCTCATGTCGGTTATCATTACCTATTTGGGTGCCAAGATGGGCAAGGCCGGCGCCCTGGGCCCCATGATGAGCGGCAACCCCGTGCTGGGCATTCCGATGGGTATTCTGCTGGTCACGGCTCTGGGCTCGGTCATCACGGCCATCCTCTCGGCCCAGCCCGACGTGACGAGCTTTGCCTGGCTGAAGAAAAGCCCTCAGATTGCCACGAACCGCCGCGTCAATCTGCTGTTCTTCGGCCAGTTCACCAAGCTCAGCCTCGACAACTTCCAGGGCGGCATGCGCGAGCTGATGCGGCAGAAAGACATGCTCTACAACAACATGGTGACGGACATTTATTACCTGGGCGAGGTGCTCACTCGCAAATACCGCCTGCTGCGCACCAGCTACACCATCTTCATGGTGGGGCTGATTCTGACGGCGCTCTCGTTCGGCATCGCGCTGCTGTATAAGATGTAGGGGGCGGGGTTCGATTCGCTGCCTTGCTTTATCTTTGTAGAAGAAGCTTATTACCCGGGCCTGTAGCTTAACTGCATAAAGCAAGCCTCTCCTAAGGGCTAGAGTACAGGTTGGATTCCTGTCAGGCTCACGCACTTACACCCCGCACCTCATGCTCTAATCAGCTGAGCAGTGCGGGGTGTTCTGTTAATAAGCCGTGGTCGTATTCCCAATGGCAATTGGGACATAAGACCAGAATATTCGCCGGCCCGGACACATTTTGCACAGTCGTAGAATCCGGAAAGGAACTGATTGGTTGCTTATGGCAGTATTCTACATGCTTGTCATAACCGCACGCCTGGCACACGCGGGGACGGTGGGCATTGAGCAAGCGGGTGATGCTGTTCAAATAGCCGCGGTAGTAGCTGGGATGCTTGATGGCATCTTTGGCCTTGAGCTGCGCCACGGTTAATAGACGATAATCAGCCTTGCGTTTGCCGTGTGCTGCGCAAAACTGTCGGCTCGCGAGAACGAGAGTTTCGCAGGCGGCGCACTTGCGCGTCAGTTGTCGCTTGGGGGCCTGCTGGTTGGTATGAATGGCGGCGTGCGAGCGGGAACAGTATTTGGGGTTTGCTGTGCGGGCACCGCAATGCAGGCAGTTATTCATGCCCCAAATTACCGATTATTGCTCTCTCATCCGCACCCTTGCATGAAGAAGCCGAAGAACCTCCTGCCCCTGCTGCTCCTGGCCGCCGTATCGGCCGCTGCCCAAAAGCGCCCGGCTCAACCCGAAAACCTCGTGCAGTACGCGCACCCCCTGGTGGGCACGCAGAAGATGGGCCACACCTACCCCGGCGCCACCGTGCCCTTCGGCATGGTGCAGCTCTCGCCCGATACCGACACCCTCAGCTACGAGCTGAACGGCAAATACAACCCAGACATCTACAAGTACTGCGCGGGGTATAACTACGACGACAAAACCATCGTCGGCTTCAGCCACACGCACTTCAGCGGCACGGGGCATTCGGATTTGGGCGACTTCCTGCTCATGCCCACCACCGGCCCGCTGCAACTCAACCCCGGCACCGCCGACCGGCCCCAG
This DNA window, taken from Hymenobacter sp. 5317J-9, encodes the following:
- a CDS encoding M43 family zinc metalloprotease — protein: MKKAYLSALALLGSAGTLLAQNVASRAAQSVNDDVTPVILRRSCAANDVLQAQMAADPALARRMEAIEAQTQRFVAARAAAQQRNSGGTTGGTTTGTSSALSGTVTIPVVVHVLYNAAAENISDAQVQSQIAVLNEDFQKLNADANKTYPYSGLAAAAPVRFVLAPGGIIHKFTKTRSWSTNDAVKNSKRGGDDAWDATKYLNLWSCNLGQGLLGYAQFPGGATATDGVVILYSAFGSRAKYPAGTYTTTYDLGRTATHEVGHWMNLRHIWGDDSGACTGSDQVADTPNQGAENYGCPAAGKSSCTNAATGGDMFMNYMDYTDDKCMFMFSQGQATRMTAVFDAGGARSSFAVASGVLRQTAAVAPTTVYPNPGRDAVSLTLPAGTDAARYAVRVYDMSGHEMTQARYNGQGTLQTAALPKGLYYISISDGVNTSRQRFEKE
- a CDS encoding metallophosphoesterase translates to MPPFFRFRSALLLLGALLAFHSRALAQGESSQNPHVSRPNYRRGGLDWKTKTPPDSTRIRYTVFLIGDVGKPIAKENGGEPSLNFLRKKIMEAGAKSTTIYLGDNVYEYGMPEEGAYDRKEAERRLADQIDVLRDYKGEKYMIPGNHDWKQGLTGGLEQVLREQRFAENYMAQDSAAFGYSGDFITPSNGCPGPYEIRLQDDLVLITINSQWFLTKQSERPYGADGGCGVEDETDFMAQLEDIIARNKDKNIMVVGHHPLFSDGIHGGYFTLGDHIFPLSIVYKYAFLPLPIIGSIYPFARKYGGVSQDLAYPAYQAYKKGLMDIFNKYPNIIYAAGHEHNLQYFKEGATHLIVSGSGCKTQHVKPGGAGDALFSDKEKGWACVNYYDDGQVWTEYYIPQGNGDKARLVFRTPLYAKTTQGVAATAPAPMTPLEKQKKKNEQDVQAQPVPTKRPDFRDSSVVVAINPGYNKHGGFHNWLLGEHYRKEWATPVKFRLLDLANDKGGLVPYKTGGGKQTASLKVRNEAGHNFSLRGIDKDPAAVLPEALRTGFAKDILQDQISAQHPYASFVLPPLGTAAGILHTNPEPVYIPQDPLLGQYYSAFSNKPAAIEEDAKDDQSNVASLGYAKNLVGTDKMLERLLEDNDNKIDAVAFARSRLFDMWIGDWDRHEDQWRWAEVKDKDGDRTFTAVPEDRDIAFFKGDGVLPFLISRKFAVRNFQNFGYDYADYKGLNQTALSNDRTFLSSVSREQWVAQAQYMKEHLTDEVIEKAFRDKWPKEIYDLHAKEIMAKLKSRRDLLPDVAAKYADVVADIVEVRGTQKNEQFVVDRLPNGNVHVTVRKITKEGKVTKVLFDRTVEYGITDELRLYGISGNDTYLVKGDASKSVKVRVIGGTDRDTIRDVSHVGGFLHKTQIYDADTGNVINAGKEARLRLEPGVDVSRYDHPKRFDLKDYRLNYTGPALFFGYNIDDGLLLGGGITHRRYGFRREPFSSEQSLVANFAPARDAYNFKYTGQFTRMFGKYDLHIAAQYYGPQLLYNFFGIGNNTANLATEDSNRGRVTVRTVNSAYRVRFNSLNVAPTLERNLFSFLKLGVGPRYEQFRVEKDPIGSVIKDSLTRGGDVTYENRHFGIRASDFQVNQYLGGLLYLNLDASSSPKNPRIGIRWYNEFQYNFQLNGEQLQYGRLTSEIRAYLTPNLPFQITYAGRIGVAHNLGDYRFYQANTLGGTTNLRGYRRTRYSGRSSVYGNFEARLQLLSFNAYLFPGKLGILGLADFGRVYSDNDTRSGLSALHSGFGGGVYVDILKQAVINATYSIGEEKLVFVGFDFLF
- a CDS encoding Pycsar system effector family protein, translated to MKESTPETVAPAPATDPAPPEAALAAEAADKPAKAKASPLVKEAQTYVSDLFARELQAKLTYHSLRHTEAVVKECRVLAPAAGLSPEDTEALLLAAWFHDTGYLDVYEGHEFRSMERAGAWLAEHGVPAGRVQLIKDLIKVTHRDYAPETELQQLLVDADMSNLARDDFRSSAELLRTEWELVLGQTYSNPEWAELQLNFMLEHKYHSDAGKERYKKAFKDNLDEQRDALKKTEKKKKKKAKEKNETFAEPKRGIETMFRTMYSNHMKLSDMADKKASMMIQLNAVLMSVIITYLGAKMGKAGALGPMMSGNPVLGIPMGILLVTALGSVITAILSAQPDVTSFAWLKKSPQIATNRRVNLLFFGQFTKLSLDNFQGGMRELMRQKDMLYNNMVTDIYYLGEVLTRKYRLLRTSYTIFMVGLILTALSFGIALLYKM
- a CDS encoding HNH endonuclease — its product is MNNCLHCGARTANPKYCSRSHAAIHTNQQAPKRQLTRKCAACETLVLASRQFCAAHGKRKADYRLLTVAQLKAKDAIKHPSYYRGYLNSITRLLNAHRPRVCQACGYDKHVEYCHKQPISSFPDSTTVQNVSGPANILVLCPNCHWEYDHGLLTEHPALLS